A stretch of the Actinoalloteichus fjordicus genome encodes the following:
- a CDS encoding MFS transporter: protein MTHAPPSAGAREWLGLAVLALPTLLIAMDMTVLHLAVPALTADLAPSGAQLLWILDVYGFLVAGLLVTMGALGDRIGRRRLLLIGATAFATASILAAFSTSAEMLIVTRALLGVAGATLMPSTLSLIRVMFEDAAQRRVAIGVWMTCFMVGTAIGPLAGGVLLNSFWWGSVFLLGVPVMVLLLAVGPFLLPEQRDPGTGRIDLISAALSLVAILLAVGGLKALAEDGLGWPQGVAAAAGVALAIVFLRRQRGLADPLLDAELFRIPAFSVSVAAQLLAIFAMSGVQLLGAQYLQLVLGLSPLQAGLWTIPSVIASTAGTLLVPVITRHARPAPVMATGLVLAGIGAIVLTGIDTAGLSTLVLAFVLIGLGLGPTMTLATDQIIGAAPARRVGAASAISETSGELGAALGIAMLGSLGSVVYRSAMVDSLPAGLPASVAEPARETLGGAVASAGRLPAEQAAALLEAARPAFVDGMRLVAMTSSVIAIGLAVLVAVLLGRADTAAAGQSHTAEKEPDPV, encoded by the coding sequence ATGACGCACGCACCGCCGTCGGCGGGCGCACGAGAGTGGCTCGGCCTCGCCGTGCTGGCTCTGCCCACGCTGCTCATCGCGATGGACATGACCGTGCTGCACCTCGCGGTGCCCGCGTTGACCGCCGACCTGGCTCCCAGCGGAGCCCAGTTGCTGTGGATCCTCGACGTCTACGGCTTCCTCGTCGCGGGCCTGCTGGTCACGATGGGCGCCCTCGGCGACCGCATCGGACGGCGGCGGCTGCTGCTCATCGGCGCCACCGCCTTCGCCACGGCCTCGATCCTGGCCGCGTTCTCCACCAGCGCCGAGATGCTCATCGTGACCAGGGCACTGCTCGGTGTCGCGGGCGCGACGCTGATGCCCTCGACACTGTCGTTGATTCGCGTCATGTTCGAGGACGCGGCGCAGCGGCGGGTGGCCATCGGGGTGTGGATGACCTGCTTCATGGTGGGCACGGCCATCGGCCCACTGGCGGGCGGCGTGCTGTTGAACAGCTTCTGGTGGGGCTCGGTGTTCCTGCTCGGCGTCCCGGTGATGGTGCTGCTGCTCGCGGTCGGGCCGTTCCTGCTGCCGGAGCAGCGCGACCCCGGCACGGGGCGGATCGACCTGATCAGCGCGGCGTTGTCGCTGGTCGCGATCCTGCTCGCGGTCGGAGGCCTGAAGGCGCTCGCGGAGGACGGTCTCGGCTGGCCGCAGGGCGTCGCGGCGGCCGCAGGGGTGGCCTTGGCGATCGTCTTCCTGCGGCGGCAGCGTGGCCTGGCCGATCCGCTGCTGGACGCGGAGCTGTTCCGCATCCCCGCCTTCTCAGTCTCGGTGGCCGCGCAGCTGTTGGCGATCTTCGCGATGTCGGGCGTCCAGCTCCTCGGCGCACAGTATCTCCAGCTCGTGCTCGGGCTCTCTCCGTTGCAGGCGGGGCTGTGGACGATCCCGTCCGTGATCGCCTCGACGGCGGGGACGCTGCTGGTCCCGGTGATCACCCGACATGCCCGGCCCGCGCCGGTCATGGCGACGGGGCTGGTCCTGGCCGGAATCGGCGCCATCGTCCTGACGGGCATCGACACGGCGGGGCTGTCGACCCTGGTCCTCGCCTTCGTGCTGATCGGGCTCGGCCTCGGGCCGACGATGACGCTGGCCACCGATCAGATCATCGGTGCGGCGCCGGCTCGGCGCGTCGGCGCCGCCTCGGCGATCTCGGAGACCAGCGGCGAGCTCGGTGCCGCCTTGGGCATCGCCATGCTCGGCAGCCTCGGCAGCGTCGTCTACCGGTCCGCGATGGTCGACAGCCTGCCCGCAGGCCTGCCCGCCTCGGTGGCGGAGCCGGCGCGGGAGACGCTCGGCGGAGCGGTGGCCTCGGCTGGTCGGCTGCCTGCGGAGCAGGCGGCCGCGCTGCTGGAGGCGGCCCGGCCTGCCTTCGTCGACGGGATGCGGCTGGTCGCGATGACCAGCAGCGTGATCGCCATCGGGTTGGCCGTGCTGGTCGCGGTGCTGCTCGGCCGCGCCGACACCGCGGCGGCCGGGCAGTCGCACACCGCTGAGAAGGAGCCGGACCCGGTGTGA
- a CDS encoding ABC transporter ATP-binding protein — MSMESTAWNSLYSVTRADHRDRRPFSAATMRRIGGFAKRHRSRLIQFLVLSIVTAVLTVATPVLAGRVVDAIVQSAPVDVVVWLAVLIAGIAVAEAGLRLVVRWLSAGIGEGLILDLRTSVFDHVQRMPVAFFTRTRTGALVSRLNNDVIGAQRAFSDTLSGVVGNLVTLVLTLVLMLGISWQITLLSLVLLPVFVVPARRMGARLARLQREAASHNSAMSTQMTERFSAPGATLVKLFGRPADESREFADRAARVRDIGVRRAMVQSVFVTALTLVSALALALVYGLGGYLALNGGLDAGAVVTLAMLLTRLYAPLTALAGARVEVMSALVSFERVFEVLDLKPLIAEKPDALPAPEGPVSVEFDHVSFAYPSADKVSLASLEEVAALDSRGGVQVLHDVSFRVEPGQMVALVGSSGAGKSTIASLLPRLYDVDEGAVRLAGIDVRDLTAAGLRQTLGLVTQDGHLFHESIRANLLLARPEAEEAELWEMLRRARLDDLVATLPDGLDTIVGERGYRLSGGERQRLTIARLLLARPKVVILDEATAHLDSTSEAAVQEALAEALAGRTSVVIAHRLSTVRAADLILVIEDGRVVERGTHTELLAAGGRYEELHRTQFDQSDDEQAEQPGQTGLPDAAQPIG; from the coding sequence ATGAGCATGGAGTCCACGGCGTGGAACTCGCTCTACAGCGTGACCAGAGCCGATCACCGTGACCGCAGACCCTTCTCCGCCGCCACGATGCGCCGCATCGGCGGCTTCGCCAAGCGGCATCGCAGCCGCCTCATCCAGTTCCTGGTGCTCAGCATCGTGACGGCGGTGCTCACCGTCGCGACACCGGTGCTCGCAGGCCGGGTCGTCGACGCGATCGTGCAGAGCGCGCCGGTCGACGTCGTCGTGTGGCTGGCGGTGCTCATCGCGGGCATCGCCGTCGCCGAGGCAGGTCTGCGGCTCGTCGTCCGCTGGCTGTCGGCGGGCATCGGCGAGGGACTGATCCTCGATCTGCGCACCAGCGTCTTCGATCACGTCCAGCGGATGCCGGTCGCCTTCTTCACCCGGACCAGGACCGGAGCGCTGGTCAGCAGGCTGAACAACGACGTCATCGGCGCGCAGCGGGCCTTCAGCGACACCCTCTCCGGCGTCGTCGGCAACCTGGTGACCCTGGTGCTGACCTTAGTGCTGATGCTCGGCATCTCCTGGCAGATCACCCTGCTCTCGCTGGTGCTGCTCCCGGTGTTCGTCGTGCCCGCCCGCCGGATGGGTGCCAGACTCGCGCGGCTCCAGCGGGAGGCCGCAAGCCACAACTCGGCGATGAGCACCCAGATGACCGAACGGTTCTCCGCGCCGGGCGCGACCCTGGTGAAGCTCTTCGGCAGGCCTGCGGACGAGTCCCGCGAGTTCGCCGACCGGGCCGCCAGAGTCCGGGACATCGGCGTCCGGCGGGCGATGGTGCAGTCGGTGTTCGTCACCGCGCTCACCCTTGTCTCGGCGCTGGCGCTCGCCCTGGTCTACGGCCTGGGCGGCTACCTGGCGCTGAACGGCGGCCTGGACGCGGGGGCCGTCGTCACCCTCGCCATGCTGCTCACCCGGCTCTACGCCCCGTTGACCGCGTTGGCGGGCGCCCGCGTGGAGGTGATGAGCGCCCTGGTGAGCTTCGAGCGGGTCTTCGAGGTGCTCGACCTGAAGCCGCTGATCGCCGAGAAGCCTGACGCGCTACCCGCGCCGGAAGGGCCCGTGTCGGTGGAGTTCGATCACGTGAGCTTCGCCTACCCCTCGGCGGACAAGGTGTCGCTGGCCTCGCTGGAGGAGGTCGCCGCGCTCGACTCCCGAGGCGGTGTCCAGGTCCTGCACGACGTGTCCTTCCGGGTCGAACCCGGACAGATGGTCGCCCTGGTGGGGTCCTCCGGCGCGGGCAAGTCCACGATCGCCTCGCTGCTGCCTCGCCTGTACGACGTGGACGAGGGCGCGGTCCGGCTGGCGGGCATCGACGTCCGAGACCTCACGGCCGCCGGACTCCGCCAGACCCTGGGGCTCGTCACTCAGGACGGGCACCTCTTCCATGAGTCGATCCGAGCGAACCTGTTGCTGGCCCGACCCGAGGCGGAGGAGGCCGAACTGTGGGAGATGCTCCGTCGGGCGCGCCTCGACGACCTGGTCGCGACGCTGCCGGACGGACTGGACACGATCGTCGGCGAACGCGGCTACCGGCTCTCCGGCGGCGAACGCCAGCGGCTGACCATCGCCCGACTCCTGCTGGCCAGGCCCAAGGTCGTCATCCTTGACGAGGCCACCGCACACCTGGACTCCACGTCGGAGGCGGCCGTGCAGGAGGCACTGGCCGAGGCGCTGGCGGGCCGGACGTCCGTGGTGATCGCCCACCGGCTCTCCACGGTCCGCGCCGCCGACCTCATCCTGGTGATCGAGGACGGCCGGGTGGTGGAGCGCGGTACCCACACCGAGCTGCTCGCGGCGGGCGGGCGGTACGAGGAGCTGCACCGCACCCAGTTCGACCAGTCCGATGACGAGCAGGCCGAGCAACCGGGGCAGACCGGGCTGCCCGACGCGGCCCAGCCCATCGGCTGA
- a CDS encoding ABC transporter substrate-binding protein, giving the protein MRWRCGADDGQVELRFTWWGDDDRARITEEAIALFEERNPNITVNTSYAAFSGYFERLATEVAGNNAPDVIQMDYAYLREYGDRGVLADLHEFDEDQLGTEGITPLLARSGEIDGRMYALPMAQNTHAWAYDEQAWTESGVPLPEAGWTWEDLLSSSQALTESTDGERYGTTDFGWSWETFQVWLRQQDKDLYTDAGEIGFDAADLRTYLELLDEFRTTEAATPAEVTAQIDGAITNSPLAMEGAYSEFAWDSATTTFFSVLPSGIALAPMPRTEGSERIGQFAKPGTLISIAAGSEHPEESAALVDFLLNDVDAGLILGTSRGMPVNDDVREAVGAELEGPDQLVYDYEEALADELEEPPSAPPPGNSALKREWQRLNSVIGFGQLSIDEAVEQFMERAEQEI; this is encoded by the coding sequence GTGCGGTGGCGGTGTGGTGCGGACGACGGCCAGGTAGAGCTTCGGTTCACCTGGTGGGGTGACGATGACCGCGCGCGGATCACCGAGGAGGCGATCGCGTTGTTCGAGGAGCGGAATCCGAACATCACGGTCAACACCTCGTATGCGGCGTTCTCGGGGTACTTCGAGCGGTTGGCGACCGAGGTCGCGGGCAACAACGCGCCGGACGTGATCCAGATGGACTACGCGTATCTGCGGGAGTACGGGGATCGGGGCGTCCTTGCCGATCTCCACGAGTTCGACGAGGATCAGCTGGGCACCGAGGGCATCACGCCGTTGCTGGCGCGTTCCGGTGAGATCGACGGCAGGATGTACGCGCTGCCGATGGCGCAGAACACCCATGCGTGGGCGTATGACGAACAGGCCTGGACGGAGTCCGGGGTGCCGCTGCCCGAGGCGGGCTGGACGTGGGAGGACCTGCTGAGCAGCAGCCAGGCCCTGACCGAGTCCACCGACGGCGAGCGCTACGGGACCACCGACTTCGGCTGGTCCTGGGAGACCTTCCAGGTCTGGCTCCGCCAACAGGACAAAGACCTCTACACCGACGCAGGCGAGATCGGGTTCGACGCTGCGGACCTGCGGACCTATCTCGAACTGCTCGACGAATTCCGTACGACCGAGGCGGCCACCCCCGCCGAGGTCACGGCCCAGATCGACGGCGCCATCACCAATTCTCCGCTGGCGATGGAGGGCGCGTACTCCGAATTCGCCTGGGACTCGGCGACGACCACCTTCTTCTCCGTCCTGCCCTCGGGCATCGCGCTCGCCCCCATGCCCAGAACCGAGGGCAGCGAGCGGATCGGCCAGTTCGCCAAGCCCGGCACCCTGATCAGCATCGCGGCAGGCAGCGAGCATCCCGAGGAGTCGGCCGCCCTGGTCGACTTCCTGCTCAACGACGTCGACGCGGGCCTCATCCTCGGCACCTCGAGAGGCATGCCCGTCAACGACGACGTCCGCGAAGCCGTCGGCGCCGAACTCGAAGGACCCGACCAACTCGTCTACGACTACGAGGAAGCCCTCGCCGACGAACTCGAAGAACCCCCGTCCGCACCACCGCCGGGCAACAGCGCACTCAAACGAGAATGGCAGCGACTCAACTCGGTGATCGGATTCGGACAACTGTCCATCGACGAAGCGGTCGAGCAGTTCATGGAACGGGCCGAGCAGGAGATCTGA
- a CDS encoding glycoside hydrolase family 25 protein, with protein MADHGIDISHWNAVDDWNAVHGDGIVFCSHKVTEATGHVDSQAAKNIPGARDAGIATGGYHFARPGEVAGQVAHFVHHLQENGLLESGSLLPMLDMEAAELRDDADAVTRDFIAEFRKATDVRPILVYSSLDWYQNVLRPDDWADEDVFLWLARFNGDPGNPGWSHPRLALHQHTDRGSVAGIPGGVDRNVTLGGFGVGDLTLG; from the coding sequence ATGGCCGACCACGGGATAGACATCTCCCATTGGAATGCAGTCGACGACTGGAATGCCGTACACGGCGACGGCATCGTCTTCTGTTCGCACAAGGTCACCGAGGCGACCGGACACGTCGACTCGCAGGCGGCGAAGAACATCCCCGGCGCGCGCGACGCCGGGATCGCCACCGGCGGATACCACTTCGCCCGGCCGGGCGAAGTCGCGGGTCAGGTGGCCCATTTCGTCCACCATCTCCAGGAGAACGGACTGCTGGAATCGGGTTCGTTGCTGCCGATGCTCGACATGGAGGCCGCCGAGCTGCGCGACGACGCGGACGCGGTCACCCGTGACTTCATCGCCGAGTTCCGCAAGGCGACCGACGTCCGGCCGATCCTGGTGTACTCCAGCCTCGACTGGTACCAGAACGTGCTGCGGCCGGACGACTGGGCCGACGAAGACGTGTTCTTGTGGCTCGCCAGGTTCAACGGCGATCCCGGCAACCCCGGCTGGTCGCATCCGAGGCTCGCACTGCATCAGCACACCGACCGGGGCAGCGTGGCGGGCATCCCCGGCGGCGTCGACCGCAACGTCACCCTCGGCGGGTTCGGCGTCGGCGATCTGACGTTGGGTTAG
- a CDS encoding MFS transporter, which produces MVLTTGTSSAAARQTDTGTAIDDAAEPSGGAAPDETSPQSASSLSEVPGDLRMAGLLWPVLVASAVSLLPFTVFSTYLVAIAAHSDSSVAAMGGLRGLGGLASLVVGALLAPLIDRIPRDLAAAGALGLLGLSAALGAVGHFLALAAFCFLIGAATSVLSPALATAAADRFAADAASGRAATLVTATQSLAAMLAAPLVVAPGLLWGWQGNLLAVAVISLLLACLFLVRSRRSRQPVEVRPRLGYLASFRALAAIPGAVPLLLIAALRTAAFMGYLAYLAPFYAERFALEPGPFAFVWTLSGAAFFVGNLFTGRLANRIGSRLAAERLLAGGLLIAFLAMAGFYLTRSLPAALLLTGLLGAAHAVVAACVVSLLVRRCPALRGTALTINAAGMSLGVFVGAALGGAGLGLAGYPGVGVVLGGLTLIAFVISLRVRSAEPASSSR; this is translated from the coding sequence ATGGTGCTGACCACCGGCACGTCGTCCGCCGCCGCCCGGCAGACGGACACAGGGACTGCGATCGACGACGCGGCGGAGCCCTCCGGCGGGGCGGCCCCGGACGAGACGAGCCCGCAGTCGGCATCGTCGCTCTCGGAGGTCCCCGGCGATCTGCGCATGGCAGGCCTGTTGTGGCCGGTGCTGGTGGCCTCGGCCGTCAGTCTGCTGCCCTTCACCGTGTTCAGCACCTATCTGGTGGCCATCGCGGCGCACTCCGACAGCAGCGTTGCGGCCATGGGCGGGCTGCGGGGGCTCGGCGGGCTGGCCTCGCTGGTGGTCGGCGCACTGCTCGCACCCTTGATCGACCGGATTCCTCGGGACCTCGCGGCGGCGGGAGCCCTCGGGCTGCTGGGGCTGTCGGCGGCGCTGGGCGCGGTCGGTCACTTCCTCGCGCTGGCGGCCTTCTGCTTCCTCATCGGGGCGGCGACCTCCGTGTTGAGTCCCGCGCTGGCCACGGCGGCGGCCGATCGGTTCGCCGCCGATGCGGCCTCCGGGCGGGCCGCGACGCTGGTGACCGCCACCCAGTCGCTGGCCGCGATGCTCGCCGCGCCGCTGGTGGTCGCACCGGGGCTGCTCTGGGGCTGGCAGGGCAATCTGCTGGCCGTCGCCGTGATCTCGCTGCTGCTGGCCTGCCTGTTCCTGGTGCGGTCGCGCCGCAGCAGGCAGCCTGTCGAGGTCCGGCCGCGACTCGGCTACCTCGCCTCCTTCCGCGCGCTGGCCGCCATCCCCGGTGCCGTGCCGCTGCTGCTGATCGCGGCCCTGCGCACGGCGGCCTTCATGGGCTACCTGGCCTATCTCGCGCCGTTCTACGCCGAGCGGTTCGCGCTGGAACCGGGCCCGTTCGCGTTCGTCTGGACCCTCAGCGGTGCCGCGTTCTTCGTGGGGAACCTCTTCACCGGGCGACTGGCGAACCGGATCGGTTCCCGACTTGCTGCCGAACGGCTGCTCGCGGGCGGACTGCTGATCGCGTTCCTGGCCATGGCCGGCTTCTACCTGACGCGGTCGCTGCCTGCGGCTCTCCTGCTGACCGGGCTGCTCGGAGCAGCGCACGCCGTCGTCGCCGCGTGCGTGGTCAGTCTCCTGGTCCGCCGCTGTCCGGCCCTGCGCGGCACGGCCCTCACGATCAACGCGGCAGGCATGAGCCTGGGCGTCTTCGTCGGTGCCGCCCTCGGCGGTGCCGGCCTCGGACTGGCGGGCTATCCGGGCGTCGGCGTGGTGCTGGGCGGCCTGACGCTGATCGCCTTCGTGATCAGCCTGCGGGTGCGGTCGGCGGAACCGGCGTCCTCCTCCCGATGA
- a CDS encoding class II aldolase/adducin family protein, giving the protein MTDHRHALVDAGRRLDALGLSPGTSGNLSIREDDRIHMSPTGVSLGALSVDELSVLDLGSPADRAHVAGPKASKEFPLHQALYRRDPEVRAVVHLHSTHAAAYSCLPAWSQHSAMPPITPYFVMNVGQLPLIPYAAPGDQDQALGIESLTFPFRAVLLQNHGPVVGGASMDRAVAMAIEIEETARLLLALGARPPRTLEPAEVRELTERYQSPWTHVG; this is encoded by the coding sequence GTGACCGACCACCGCCACGCCCTCGTCGACGCCGGTCGACGGCTGGACGCACTCGGGCTCAGCCCCGGCACCTCCGGCAACCTCAGCATCCGGGAGGACGACCGGATTCACATGAGCCCCACCGGGGTCTCCCTCGGCGCGTTGTCGGTCGACGAGCTGTCCGTGCTGGACCTGGGCAGCCCGGCGGACCGGGCGCATGTGGCGGGTCCGAAGGCGTCCAAGGAGTTCCCGCTGCACCAGGCCCTCTACCGTCGCGATCCCGAGGTGCGGGCCGTGGTGCACCTGCACTCGACGCACGCCGCCGCCTACTCGTGTCTGCCCGCCTGGTCGCAGCACAGTGCGATGCCGCCGATCACGCCCTACTTCGTGATGAACGTCGGCCAGCTGCCACTGATCCCCTATGCCGCACCGGGCGATCAGGACCAGGCGCTGGGCATCGAGTCGCTGACGTTCCCGTTCCGTGCCGTGCTGCTGCAGAACCACGGGCCGGTCGTCGGCGGGGCGAGCATGGACCGCGCGGTCGCGATGGCGATCGAGATCGAGGAGACCGCACGCCTGCTGCTGGCGTTGGGCGCCCGGCCGCCCCGGACCCTGGAGCCCGCCGAGGTCCGCGAGCTGACCGAGCGCTACCAGTCGCCGTGGACCCACGTCGGGTGA
- the otnK gene encoding 3-oxo-tetronate kinase, whose amino-acid sequence MPVLGGIADDFTGATDLATNLVARGLRTVVTLGVPSGEDLPADVDAVVIAVKTRTAEVTEAVTTARAALRALRELGCERIYDKYCSTFDSTPQGNIGPVVDALLADLDAPGTVIVPAFPDTERTVYQGRLFVGSELLDDSSMRHHPLTPMTESRVRLLLEPQTRHAVGEVFHQVVRRGPAALRAALDAEFAAGRPLVVVDAIDDDDLRTIAEATRDLPLITGGSGLALGLAQADRAGEPARQAALIPVVDGHRAVLAGSASAATRAQVAHARDRLPWWKLNLSALRADLDAEVAAVVEWARARWAEDALRPVLVYAVDSLADVEPPPSDGGEPASVLVERALGRCATLFAEHGMGRLVVAGGETSGTVLTALEVTRLRLGAPLSPGVSWAAGTTRAGAVVNLALKSGNFGDEDIFTSSWERLA is encoded by the coding sequence ATGCCCGTGCTGGGCGGCATTGCCGACGACTTCACCGGCGCGACCGACCTCGCCACCAACCTCGTCGCGCGCGGCCTGCGCACGGTGGTGACGTTGGGCGTCCCGTCGGGTGAGGACCTGCCCGCCGACGTCGACGCCGTGGTGATCGCGGTGAAGACCCGCACCGCCGAGGTCACCGAGGCCGTGACCACCGCGAGGGCGGCGCTGCGAGCCCTGCGCGAACTCGGCTGCGAACGGATCTACGACAAGTACTGCTCGACCTTCGACTCCACGCCGCAGGGCAACATCGGCCCCGTCGTCGACGCACTGCTCGCCGACCTCGACGCGCCGGGCACGGTCATCGTGCCCGCCTTCCCCGACACCGAGCGGACCGTCTACCAGGGGCGACTGTTCGTCGGGTCCGAACTGCTCGACGACAGCTCCATGCGACACCACCCGCTGACGCCGATGACCGAGTCCCGCGTGCGACTGCTCCTCGAACCGCAGACCCGACACGCCGTCGGCGAGGTGTTCCACCAGGTGGTCCGGCGCGGACCGGCCGCCCTGCGGGCCGCCCTCGATGCGGAGTTCGCCGCCGGGAGGCCGCTGGTGGTGGTCGACGCGATCGACGACGACGACCTCCGCACCATCGCCGAGGCCACTCGTGACCTGCCGTTGATCACCGGCGGCTCCGGTCTGGCGCTGGGCCTGGCGCAGGCGGATCGCGCGGGCGAGCCCGCCCGGCAGGCCGCGCTGATCCCGGTCGTCGACGGCCACCGCGCCGTCCTCGCGGGCAGCGCCTCGGCCGCGACGCGCGCCCAAGTGGCCCACGCCAGAGATCGACTGCCCTGGTGGAAGCTCAACTTGAGCGCGCTGCGGGCCGACCTGGACGCCGAGGTCGCCGCCGTCGTCGAGTGGGCCCGCGCCCGCTGGGCCGAGGACGCCCTGCGGCCCGTGCTCGTCTACGCGGTCGACTCGCTCGCCGACGTCGAACCACCGCCATCCGACGGCGGAGAGCCCGCCTCCGTACTGGTCGAACGTGCGCTGGGCCGCTGCGCCACGCTCTTCGCCGAGCACGGCATGGGCAGGCTGGTCGTCGCGGGCGGCGAGACCTCCGGGACGGTGCTCACCGCGTTGGAGGTCACCCGCCTCCGACTCGGCGCGCCCCTCTCCCCCGGCGTCTCGTGGGCGGCGGGCACCACCCGCGCGGGCGCCGTCGTCAATCTCGCGCTGAAGTCCGGGAACTTCGGTGACGAGGACATCTTCACCTCAAGCTGGGAGCGACTCGCGTGA
- a CDS encoding homoserine dehydrogenase: MNHELLFASAVEKTVTFALTGAKGGFARTLLAQSRVMPGLTPSVLCDLDVPGLRALCLELGFVEADLVVAEDPAEVGAAVARGAVALVDDVALLTAARYDILVEATGNPAIGHAAARAALTDGRHVAMVSKEVDSVAGVALAALAERNGLVYTTADGDQPANLIGLHSWARVLGLEIVAVGKSGEYDLVFDPATGSVTQLDETVAAPALGELLSLGDDVPATLAARAEAVAALQRSATADHCEMSVVANSTGCVPDVEALHYPVVRTAELADVYALREDGGILHRSGVVDVFSALRLPGEASFAGGVFAVVRTHDPVTWATLAQKGHVLSRNGRYACVYLPYHLMGVETPITLLSAVLHGRPSGGAAPRQHAVLAGRARQPLAAGTVLTMGGHHHDVDGVAAVLLSGDQAPADTAPLYLAAGATLSRDVAEGELITLDDLTGHDEDLLAAWHDGLAVSGR, translated from the coding sequence ATGAATCACGAGCTGCTGTTCGCGTCGGCGGTCGAGAAGACCGTCACCTTCGCCCTCACGGGTGCCAAGGGCGGCTTCGCCCGCACGCTGCTGGCCCAGTCCCGCGTGATGCCGGGACTCACGCCGTCAGTGCTGTGCGACCTGGACGTGCCGGGGCTGCGTGCGCTGTGCCTGGAACTCGGGTTCGTCGAGGCGGACCTCGTCGTCGCCGAGGACCCCGCCGAGGTCGGCGCCGCCGTGGCACGTGGTGCGGTGGCCCTGGTCGACGACGTCGCACTGCTGACGGCCGCCCGTTACGACATCCTCGTGGAGGCCACCGGGAACCCCGCCATCGGTCATGCCGCCGCCAGGGCGGCCCTGACCGACGGCCGACACGTCGCCATGGTCAGCAAAGAGGTCGACTCGGTGGCAGGCGTCGCACTGGCGGCCCTCGCCGAGCGCAACGGCCTCGTTTACACCACCGCCGACGGCGACCAGCCCGCCAACCTCATCGGCCTGCACAGCTGGGCGCGGGTGCTCGGTCTGGAGATCGTCGCCGTCGGGAAGTCCGGGGAGTACGACCTCGTCTTCGATCCCGCCACCGGGAGCGTCACACAGCTGGACGAGACCGTCGCCGCCCCGGCCCTCGGCGAGCTGCTCAGCCTGGGCGACGACGTCCCCGCCACCCTGGCCGCCAGGGCTGAGGCGGTGGCCGCGCTCCAGCGCAGCGCCACCGCCGACCACTGCGAGATGTCGGTGGTGGCCAACAGCACCGGCTGCGTCCCCGACGTGGAGGCGCTGCACTACCCGGTGGTCCGCACCGCCGAGTTGGCCGACGTCTACGCGCTGCGTGAGGACGGCGGCATCCTGCATCGGTCAGGAGTCGTCGACGTCTTCAGCGCACTGCGGCTGCCCGGCGAGGCCAGCTTCGCGGGCGGCGTGTTCGCGGTCGTCCGGACGCACGACCCGGTCACCTGGGCCACCCTGGCCCAGAAGGGTCACGTTCTCAGCAGGAACGGGCGTTATGCGTGCGTCTACCTGCCCTATCACCTGATGGGCGTCGAGACGCCCATCACCCTCCTCTCGGCGGTATTGCACGGCCGTCCCTCCGGCGGCGCCGCCCCCCGGCAGCACGCCGTGCTCGCGGGCCGGGCGCGGCAGCCGCTGGCCGCAGGCACCGTCCTGACCATGGGGGGGCACCACCACGACGTCGACGGCGTCGCCGCCGTGCTCCTGTCGGGCGACCAGGCCCCGGCGGACACCGCACCCCTCTACCTCGCGGCGGGGGCGACCCTCTCCCGTGACGTCGCCGAGGGCGAACTGATCACCCTCGACGACCTGACCGGTCACGACGAGGACCTCCTCGCGGCCTGGCACGACGGACTGGCCGTCAGCGGCCGCTGA